In Micromonospora ferruginea, the sequence GTCGTACCGTTCGGCCTGGCGGACCGGGTTGAAGCCCCGGTAGGGGCGGCTGTCGTTGCCGGTGCCGGCCACCCACTGCCAGTTGCCCGAGTTGTTGACCCGGTCGCCGTCGAGCAGCCAGCGGAAGAACACCTCCATCCCGGGCCGCCAGTCCAGCCCGAGGTGCTTGGTGAGGTAGCCGGCGGTGATCAGCCGGGCCCGGTTGTGCATCCAGCCCTCGGCGCGCAGTTGACGCATGCCGGCGTCCACGATCGGCATCCCGGTGCGCCCCTCGGTCCAGGCGGCCAGCGCGTGCGGGTCGTCCCGCCAGTCCTCCCGGGCACCGCGCCGGTAGGCCGTCGTGCTCAGGTCGGGGAAACCTGCGACGACCTGGTGGTAGAAGTCGCGCCAGCAGAGCTGCCGGACGAACGGCCCGTCGCGGTCGCCGGCCCGGTTCGCCACCGCGAGCGGCGAGAGGCAACCCCACCTGAGGTACGGGCTGAGCCGGGAGGTGTCGTCGCCGGCCATGTCGTCGTGGATGTCGTCGTACCGGTCGAGCGTGGGCAGCCAGGCCTTGAGCCGGCGCTGGGCGACGCTCTCGCCGCCCTCGGCGGCGTCCGGGCTGTCGCCCTTCGGCGGTTCCGGCAGCCGTCCCGGGTCGACGCCGTCGGGCAGCCGGATCCGCTTCGGCGCGGCCAACTCCTCGCGCAGCTCCACGCCCTGCCAGGCCCGGAAGTAGGGACTGAACACCCGGTAGTGGTCGCCGCCGGTCGGCCGCAGCGCGCCCGGGTCGACGATGGTCAGCCCGGGGAAGAGCCGCAGGAACATCCGGTGCCGCTCGCACTCGGTACGCAGGCGGCGTTCCCGGCGGTGCGCGTGGCGGCTGACGTCGGCGGAGAGCCCGACGCCCTCGGCGCCCACCTTGCGGGCCAGTTTCACCGTCTCGGCCACCGGGTCGCCGCGCCGGACGACCAGGTCGCCGCCGCGCCTGCGGAGCGCCTCGCGCAGCTCGGCCAGGCTCTGGTGCAGGAACCGGGTGCGGTTCGGGGAGAGCTTCTGCAGCGTCGGGTCGAGCACGTAGAGCGGCACCACCCGGTCGAACGCCGAGGCGGCCGCGGCCAGCGCCGGGTGGTCGTGCACCCGCAGGTCGCGGGTGAACAGCACGACCGCCGTCCGCTCGGTCATCCGGCCGGGGCCGGGGTGAGCGCCGGGCCGGGCACCTGCACCGGCGTGCCGGTCGGGGTGAGCAGCGCCCGCGCGGCCACCGACATCCGTCGCCGTTGCGGCACCAGGGCCCGCCGGACGAAGACGTCGAAGCCCTGCCCGGCCACCTCGTCGAGGATCCCGCCGTAGAGCGCGTACGCGGTTCGCATGCACGCCTGCGAGGCGGGGTTGAGCAGCGGGATGCCGGGGGCGGCGGCGAGGTAGTGCGCCTGGGCACGGGTCACCTCGTACTCGATCAGCTCGCGGATCGCCGGCGTGGTGCGCCCGGCGGCCTTGGCGGCGAGCAGGTCGTCGCGGGTGACGCCGAACTTGGCGAGGTCCTCGTCGGGCAGGTAGGTGCGGCCCCGGTCGAGGTCCTCGGCGACGTCCCGGATGAAGTTGGTGAGCTGGAACGCGAAGCCGAGCTGGCGGGCCGGTTCGCGGGCGGCGGCCGGGTCGGTGCTGCCCAGGATCGGCAGCATCATGGTGCCGATGACGGCGGCCGAGCCCTCCATGTAGTCGAGGAGGTCGTCGTAGGTCGGGTACGACATGACCGTGAGGTCCATCGCCATGCTGCGCAGGAACGACGCGAAGTCGTCGCGGTCGAGGTCGAACACGGCGATGGTGTGCAGCACGGCGGGCAGCAGCGGGTCGTCGACCGACGCACCGTGCAGGCCGGCGACGAACCGGTCGGACCACTCGCGCAGCCGGGCGGCGCGCTCGGCGGGCGGCAGGTCCTCGGTGCGGTCGACGATCTCGTCCGCGTACCTGGTGAATCCGTACAGGGCGTGCACGTGTCGTCGTTTCCAGGCGGGGAGCAGCCGGGTGGCGAGATAGTAGGTACGGCCGTGACGCCGGTGCAGCTCGCGGCAACGGTC encodes:
- a CDS encoding phytoene/squalene synthase family protein, with protein sequence MDTDLTAAYDRCRELHRRHGRTYYLATRLLPAWKRRHVHALYGFTRYADEIVDRTEDLPPAERAARLREWSDRFVAGLHGASVDDPLLPAVLHTIAVFDLDRDDFASFLRSMAMDLTVMSYPTYDDLLDYMEGSAAVIGTMMLPILGSTDPAAAREPARQLGFAFQLTNFIRDVAEDLDRGRTYLPDEDLAKFGVTRDDLLAAKAAGRTTPAIRELIEYEVTRAQAHYLAAAPGIPLLNPASQACMRTAYALYGGILDEVAGQGFDVFVRRALVPQRRRMSVAARALLTPTGTPVQVPGPALTPAPAG
- a CDS encoding cryptochrome/photolyase family protein; the protein is MTERTAVVLFTRDLRVHDHPALAAAASAFDRVVPLYVLDPTLQKLSPNRTRFLHQSLAELREALRRRGGDLVVRRGDPVAETVKLARKVGAEGVGLSADVSRHAHRRERRLRTECERHRMFLRLFPGLTIVDPGALRPTGGDHYRVFSPYFRAWQGVELREELAAPKRIRLPDGVDPGRLPEPPKGDSPDAAEGGESVAQRRLKAWLPTLDRYDDIHDDMAGDDTSRLSPYLRWGCLSPLAVANRAGDRDGPFVRQLCWRDFYHQVVAGFPDLSTTAYRRGAREDWRDDPHALAAWTEGRTGMPIVDAGMRQLRAEGWMHNRARLITAGYLTKHLGLDWRPGMEVFFRWLLDGDRVNNSGNWQWVAGTGNDSRPYRGFNPVRQAERYDPDGAYVRRWVPELESVAGKAMHQPWRLPDETRRALDYPPPLDVPGSDPLWMR